The following coding sequences are from one Chaetodon trifascialis isolate fChaTrf1 chromosome 24, fChaTrf1.hap1, whole genome shotgun sequence window:
- the LOC139327768 gene encoding mid1-interacting protein 1-B-like, which produces MMQVTESYNQKNSLFNAMNRFISAVNNMDQTVMVPSLLRDVPLDDAEDGKVVRTTAANGAAYFHQDGDMYSSYVLLKSIRNDIEWGVLQGDERRKEKLGVAEVSRPEAEDDLQKEFHFHLDGLHTVLSKLTHKANTLTSRYKEEIGCRN; this is translated from the coding sequence ATGATGCAGGTAACTGAGTCCTACAACCAGAAGAACTCGCTCTTCAACGCCATGAACCGCTTCATCAGCGCCGTCAATAACATGGACCAGACGGTGATGGTGCCCAGCCTGCTGCGGGACGTCCCGCTGGACGATGCGGAGGACGGAAAGGTGGTGAGGACCACCGCCGCCAACGGCGCCGCCTACTTCCACCAGGACGGCGACATGTACAGCTCATATGTGCTGCTCAAGTCCATCCGTAACGACATCGAGTGGGGCGTCCTGCAGGGCGACGAGCGGCGGAAGGAGAAGCTGGGCGTGGCGGAGGTGTCGCGGCCGGAGGCGGAGGACGACCTGCAGAAAGAGTTTCACTTCCACCTGGACGGCCTCCACACGGTTCTGTCCAAACTGACGCACAAGGCCAACACGCTGACGAGCCGCTACAAGGAGGAGATCGGCTGCAGGAACTGA